A window of Deinococcus sp. LM3 contains these coding sequences:
- a CDS encoding phage tail tape measure protein: MTNVGSARIDLTLITTAAKASLTAFANAARAELQAISKPVRINVKADPAQLRGQVDGVKAAFRNLNTDLKSLLRVDVSALKGVISRIGKQITDLTALEGRIRSLGGGPGGGGGNGAGGGGPGVSNAYASQLRALQADLKNSVLNTAQFDQATRNLKATIDAEIASLRGLGPLTQSQQARLDALRNSSGQAATALKGLADAQARAAREAARGAERAQSEAVAKLGRDLQSLKGQYDRGEVSLRTYLRGIQGIERDGRAMAATLTAGSREAANLERTMKGLTQATRNINAQSITKIRADMAAARAEFERATAAAGRFADKRAAVQAFEAEMKRLEGQIAAVGRRTTTTTAQMGELSRMSGQIRSNLNSLNNNPSGAGFAGGIMAALRQLPQFAQIAGGSLGAAAAQAGTLGSSLSGVGAVGGPVAIAIAAVTAAVVALGVAIAASVKTAAQFEQVLADIRTLTQPTAEQLRQLTAATFDIGKPLGVGARDAAGAVLELNRAGLSATDVIGGGLKGALELAGAAGITAAEGGKLAVSAMTAFGLQAPQLSTVADVFANFSNKTFLGAQDLSLAIAAVGPVARDAGLSLEQFTGTMATLAQGGFKNMSDAGTSLKTMLLSLTAPVETGAKALAALNVSAFDGAGQMRPLNDVLKDLKAKLVDLTPQAQKQLLRQIFGQDALRAAQILLREGPKAIEANTEAMKKQGEAARVARERLESLQGAGKQFGAAFEQVKIQIGTPFLAALAAIVRGATQAVEAFSGMITLSQEGKGAFGQLADSARTAMTGLGSIVTTVFAGIRVVWDSVLYPVLKVLWEVWTVIQTAATVALGILLNVVNGVFQGVIAAIGSLLSAFGVGQGGITLSLQGIADAATRGAGIARLALVALGRFVASLPDVFKLAGTGIGTILAGVVKLIQAFGQGARAVFVAAGGYVGAFAASVGRNVQGVGLIIKGLAGVFGALLLAVRNAFVTQAGQVLAAGIRLYGQFSDGVSRVLSQAAGAFFRYVVQPVQAGADFLMQAYNRVSSIVAGAANSISRILAPIGNVLKALGLSVGDALAGVASAAVSTATGIIDRFAGSSQAAYDRAQAAAAASARDSATSTADGVASSLAGATSALKDFAADNGAGSALNSALGNVQAGLNGVSSSGAQLQQDVAGVASTLKTDLGGAAQTAQAGLGDIRTGAQLTGAALDAVRARAQDAAQGFTQDIKTLGQTAKVTAAAVQAIKPPPSCPAARKP, translated from the coding sequence ATGACCAACGTCGGATCTGCCCGCATCGACCTCACGCTGATCACCACGGCCGCGAAAGCCAGTCTGACCGCGTTCGCGAACGCTGCCCGCGCCGAACTGCAGGCGATCTCCAAACCCGTCCGCATCAACGTGAAGGCCGACCCGGCCCAACTGCGCGGCCAGGTGGACGGCGTGAAAGCCGCGTTCCGGAACCTGAACACCGACCTGAAAAGCCTCCTGCGGGTGGACGTCAGCGCCCTGAAAGGCGTCATCAGCCGGATCGGTAAGCAGATCACGGACCTGACCGCCCTGGAAGGCCGGATCCGCAGCCTCGGCGGCGGCCCTGGCGGGGGCGGCGGCAACGGGGCCGGTGGCGGCGGCCCGGGCGTCAGCAACGCCTACGCCTCGCAACTCCGCGCCCTGCAGGCCGACCTGAAGAACAGCGTCCTGAACACAGCTCAGTTCGATCAGGCGACCCGCAACCTGAAGGCCACCATCGACGCGGAGATCGCCAGCCTGCGGGGCCTCGGTCCCCTCACGCAGAGTCAGCAGGCCCGCCTGGACGCCCTGCGGAATAGCAGTGGCCAGGCCGCCACCGCTCTGAAGGGACTGGCGGACGCCCAGGCCCGCGCCGCCCGTGAAGCGGCCCGTGGTGCCGAGCGCGCCCAGTCGGAGGCCGTCGCGAAACTCGGCCGTGACCTCCAGAGCCTCAAGGGTCAGTACGACCGGGGCGAGGTCAGCCTCCGCACGTACCTGCGCGGCATCCAGGGCATCGAACGGGACGGCCGCGCCATGGCCGCCACCCTGACGGCCGGCAGCCGCGAGGCCGCGAACCTCGAACGGACCATGAAGGGCCTGACGCAGGCCACCCGGAACATCAACGCGCAGAGCATCACCAAGATCCGCGCCGACATGGCCGCCGCCCGCGCCGAGTTCGAACGCGCCACGGCCGCCGCCGGACGCTTCGCCGACAAGCGTGCCGCCGTGCAGGCCTTCGAAGCCGAGATGAAGCGCCTGGAAGGGCAGATCGCCGCCGTGGGCCGCCGCACGACCACCACGACCGCGCAGATGGGCGAACTGAGCCGCATGAGTGGCCAGATCCGCTCGAACCTGAACAGCCTGAACAACAACCCCAGCGGCGCCGGGTTCGCCGGAGGCATCATGGCTGCCCTGCGCCAGCTGCCGCAGTTCGCGCAGATCGCCGGGGGCAGCCTCGGCGCGGCCGCCGCGCAGGCCGGAACGCTCGGCAGCAGCCTCAGCGGCGTCGGCGCGGTGGGCGGACCCGTCGCCATTGCCATCGCCGCCGTCACGGCCGCCGTGGTCGCGCTGGGCGTCGCGATCGCCGCGAGCGTCAAGACGGCCGCGCAGTTCGAGCAGGTCCTCGCGGACATCCGCACCCTGACGCAACCCACCGCCGAGCAGCTGCGCCAGCTGACGGCCGCCACGTTCGACATCGGCAAACCCCTCGGGGTCGGGGCGCGCGACGCGGCCGGCGCGGTCCTGGAACTGAACCGCGCGGGCCTGAGCGCCACCGACGTGATCGGCGGGGGCCTCAAGGGCGCCCTGGAACTCGCCGGGGCGGCCGGGATCACTGCCGCCGAGGGCGGGAAGCTCGCCGTGAGCGCCATGACGGCCTTCGGGCTGCAGGCGCCGCAGCTGTCCACCGTCGCGGACGTGTTCGCGAACTTCAGCAACAAGACCTTCCTCGGCGCGCAGGACCTGAGCCTCGCGATCGCGGCGGTCGGTCCGGTCGCGCGCGACGCGGGCCTGAGCCTCGAGCAGTTCACGGGCACCATGGCCACCCTCGCGCAGGGCGGATTCAAGAACATGTCGGACGCCGGCACGTCGCTCAAGACCATGCTGCTGTCCCTGACCGCGCCGGTCGAGACGGGCGCCAAGGCCCTCGCGGCCCTGAACGTCAGCGCCTTCGACGGGGCCGGGCAGATGCGGCCCCTGAACGACGTCCTGAAAGACCTCAAGGCCAAACTGGTGGACCTGACGCCGCAGGCGCAGAAGCAGCTGCTCCGGCAGATCTTCGGTCAGGACGCCCTGCGCGCCGCGCAGATCCTCCTGCGCGAAGGCCCGAAAGCCATCGAGGCGAACACCGAGGCGATGAAGAAACAGGGCGAAGCCGCCCGCGTCGCCCGCGAACGTCTCGAGTCCCTCCAGGGCGCCGGGAAGCAGTTCGGCGCGGCGTTCGAGCAGGTCAAGATCCAGATCGGCACGCCGTTCCTCGCGGCGCTCGCCGCCATCGTGCGCGGCGCCACCCAGGCCGTCGAGGCGTTCAGCGGCATGATCACCCTCTCACAGGAAGGGAAGGGTGCGTTCGGGCAGCTGGCCGACTCGGCCCGCACCGCCATGACCGGCCTGGGCAGCATCGTCACGACCGTCTTCGCCGGCATCCGTGTCGTGTGGGATTCGGTGCTGTACCCCGTTCTGAAGGTCCTCTGGGAAGTGTGGACGGTCATCCAGACCGCCGCGACCGTCGCGCTCGGCATCCTGCTGAACGTCGTGAACGGCGTGTTCCAGGGGGTCATCGCCGCCATCGGGTCGCTGCTGTCCGCGTTCGGCGTCGGGCAGGGCGGCATCACCCTCAGCCTGCAGGGCATCGCGGACGCCGCCACGCGCGGCGCCGGCATTGCCCGCCTGGCGCTGGTCGCCCTCGGGCGGTTCGTGGCCAGCCTCCCGGACGTGTTCAAGCTCGCCGGGACCGGCATTGGCACGATCCTCGCCGGGGTCGTGAAGCTCATCCAGGCGTTCGGGCAGGGCGCACGCGCCGTGTTCGTCGCCGCCGGCGGGTACGTCGGTGCGTTCGCCGCGAGCGTCGGCCGGAACGTGCAGGGCGTCGGCCTGATCATCAAAGGGCTGGCCGGGGTGTTCGGGGCGCTGCTGCTGGCCGTCCGGAACGCGTTCGTCACGCAGGCCGGGCAGGTCCTCGCGGCCGGCATCCGCCTGTACGGGCAGTTCAGTGACGGCGTGAGCCGGGTGCTGTCGCAGGCGGCCGGGGCGTTCTTCCGGTACGTCGTGCAGCCCGTCCAGGCGGGCGCGGACTTCCTGATGCAGGCGTACAACCGCGTGAGCAGCATCGTCGCCGGGGCTGCGAACAGCATCAGCCGCATCCTCGCGCCCATCGGGAACGTCCTGAAGGCCCTGGGCCTGAGCGTCGGGGACGCCCTGGCCGGAGTGGCCAGCGCCGCCGTGAGCACCGCGACCGGGATCATCGACCGCTTCGCCGGTTCCTCCCAGGCGGCGTACGACCGTGCTCAGGCGGCGGCCGCCGCGTCCGCCAGGGACAGCGCCACGAGCACCGCCGACGGGGTCGCCAGCAGTCTGGCCGGCGCGACCAGCGCCCTGAAGGACTTCGCGGCCGACAACGGAGCCGGGAGCGCCCTGAACAGCGCCCTCGGGAACGTGCAGGCCGGCCTGAACGGCGTCAGTTCGTCCGGCGCGCAACTCCAGCAGGACGTCGCCGGGGTGGCCAGCACCCTCAAGACCGACCTGGGCGGCGCCGCGCAGACCGCGCAGGCCGGACTGGGCGACATCCGCACCGGTGCCCAGCTGACCGGCGCGGCCCTCGACGCCGTCCGCGCCCGCGCGCAGGACGCCGCGCAGGGCTTCACGCAGGACATCAAGACCCTCGGGCAGACCGCCAAGGTCACCGCCGCCGCCGTCCAGGCCATCAAACCCCCACCGTCATGCCCAGCGGCACGAAAACCCTGA